TCGTGTTGTAGAAGATCGGGGCGATCTTGCTGCCCAGGCACACACCGCCGAAACGCTTGTTCGGCACGAAGGGGATGTCTTCGCCGGTGAACCACAGCACGGAATTGGTGGCCGACTTGCGGCTCGATCCGGTACCGACCACGTCGCCCACGTAGGCGACCAGATTGCCCTTGGCGCGCAGCGATTCGATGAACTTGACCGGGCCGCGCTTGCCGTCCTCTTCGGGCGTGATGCCCGGGCGGGTGTTCTTCAGCATGGCCAGCGCGTGCAGCGGAATGTCCGGGCGGCTCCAGGCGTCCGGTGCCGGCGACAGGTCGTCGGTATTGGTTTCGCCGGTCACCTTCAGGATGGTCAGCGTGATCGACTTCGGCACTTCCGGGCGGCCGGTGAACCACTCGGCGTCGGCCCAGCTCTTCATCACGGCGATCGCATTGGCGTTGCCGGCGTCGGCCTTGTCCTTCACGTCGTGGAACTGGTCGAACATCAGCAGCGTCTTCTTCAGGCCTTCGGCGGCCACGGCGCCCACTTCGGCGTCGTCCAGCAATTCGATCATCGGGCTGATGTTGTAGCCGCCGAGCATCGTACCCAGCAGTTCGGTCGCCTTGGCGCGCGAAATGAGCGCGCACTTTTCGGTGCCGTGCGCCACGGCGGCCAGATAGCTCGCCTTCACCTTGGCGGCGTCGTCGACGCCGGCCGGCACGCGGTGGGTGATCAGTTCGACCAGCGTGGCTTCCTCGCCTGCGGGCGGCGCCTTCAGCAGTTCGATCAGTTCGGCAGTCTGCTTCGCAGTCAGCGGCAGCGGCGGGATGCCGAGCGCGGCGCGTTCAGCAACATGGGCACGATAAGCTTCAAGCACGGTGGTTCCTCCGGTGGACGGGTATTTCGCATCATAGAACGACACACCGGCTCGATGGTGCGTCGCACGAAGACACGGACAGAAAATCCGCGGCCTGTACCGATGCGAACCGGCCGCCACAGAGCGATACCGTGCGCTGCCGTCATTCGCAAACCCGCATGGCGCACTGCAATAGCGGCGCACGACCGGGTGGTTCAAGTCTTATATATGATATCTTTTATTCGATTGACCGCCAAGGACGTCCATCGAGTCTAGGTGACAGGCTTGGCTATACTCGCGCTGCCTTTTCCGCCCGGCGCACCATGATTCAACCTGTCCAGACCGACGCCGACCTGCGTCACCTCAATACCCTGCACTTGCCGGCACACGCCGCACGGCTGCAGCCGGTCGACGACGCGTCCGACCTGCCGACGCTGACGCAAGCCGCCCGCGACGCCGGCGGCCCGGTGCTGGTGCTCGGCGGCGGCAGCAATATCGTGTTCGGCCGGAATGTCGACGGCACGGTGCTGCACATGCGCACGCTCGGCATCGACCTGCTGGCGCAGTCCGGCAACGACGTGCTCGTATCGGTCGCGGCGGGCGAAAACTGGCACGACTGGGTCGCGCGCGCGCTGGCGCACGGCTGGCACGGACTGGAAAATCTCGCACTGATACCGGGCACCGTCGGTGCCGCACCCGTCCAGAACATCGGCGCCTACGGTGTCGAACTGATCGATCGCCTCGACCACGTAGACGCCTGGGACATGACCGACCGCCGCTGGCTTCGCCTGAGTGCCGACGAGTGCCGCGCCGGTTATCGCGACAGCGTGTTCAAGCACGAACTGGCGCAGCGCGCCATCATCACCCGCGTGGCCTTTCGCCTGACGACCGAAGCGCGTGTGCGCTGCGACTACGCCGACCTGCAACGCGAACTTTCCTCGCGCGGCGTCACGCAGGTGACGCCGCAGCACGTGTTCGACGCGGTGTGCGCAGTGCGCCGCGCCAAGCTGCCCGACCCTGCGGTGCTCGGCAACGCCGGGAGCTTCTTCCGCAACCCGGTGCTGCCTGCCGCCGATGCGGCCCGCCTGCTCGCCGCCCACCCGGATGCAGCGCACTACCCGGCAGCGCACGGCGCCGTGAAAGTCGCCGCGGCCTGGCTGATCGACCAGTGCGGCTGGAAGGGCGCGCGGCGCGGCGACGCCGGCGTGCATGACAGGCAGGCACTGGTGCTGGTCAACCATGGCGAGGCCTCCGCCGCCGACCTGCTCGGCCTTGCCGCCGACATCCAGGCCAGTGTGCAGGCGCGCTTCGGCGTGACGCTAGAACCCGAGCCACTGATCCTGCGCTGAGCGGGCGGTCCGGAGGGTCGCTCGGCCGCGGTTGCATGTTGGGCATCGCTGCGCTCACCCCAACCTACGGGTCGCCCGGTTTTTGGGGTAGGCAGGGGGAGCGCAGCGATGCCCGATCTACCCCACAACCGCCACACCACGCCCCGCCACCACCGCACCCCATGTCGCTCGCCCGACCCGTAGGTTGGGGTGAGCGCAGCGATGCCCAACAGTTCATCGTCGCGACATGGTGGCCTGGGCGATCGGTCCGCCTGCATTACACGCCAGCGGCCCGCTCACGAAGCGGCGCCCGCATTCAGCACGCAGCGGTACAGCGCATGTCCGCTCGCCAGGTATTTGCGCTCGAACGGCGTCATCGGCGCATCGGTCGTGAAGGGCTCGACCCCCGCTTCGAGGCCTGCGATCAGCCGTGCGGCCAGTGCGAACTCTTCGACATAGATGCGCCAGTTGCTGCGGCACTCGATGACGCCGCCCAACTCCAGCACGACCGGAAACACCGGATGCGCCGGCCAGCGTCGCGCCAGCTGCCCGATCTTCGGCCACGGGTTCGGATAGAGCATGTACTGGCGCGCCGGGCGGCAGGCGTGGCGCTGCAGCAGCAGCCAGATGTCGGTCATGTCGGCACGCAGAAGCAGCGCATTGCCGGGCAGCGCGGGGGCGCGCGACAAACGGTCGGCAGACTGGTCAATGCCGAGCACGAAGTGGTCTGCAAAACGCTCCGCCAGGTGCCGCGTGCTTTCGCCGACCCCGCAGCCACTGTCGACGATCAGCGCACGCGCCGGATCGCAGGTGCGCGTAAAACCTGCGAACGCCGCAGCACTGTAGGCCGCGACCGGCTTGCGGAATTCGCCGCGCGCGCGGCGCGCGATCAGCGCTGCAAGATGATCGTGCGGGCCGGTCTGGACACTGTCGGGAAGGCGCGACCTGCCGATGCAAGGCGCCGTGTGGGAACCGTCCACTCCGCGGCCTCGACTACGACAGGTAGCGCCGCTCGAACTGGCTGATCCAGACCGACCAGCCGAGGATCATCGGATGGATCATTTCCATGCCTTCCTCGAATGCCGCCGCGTACAGCTTCACCATGGGGCCGAGCTCGACGCCGTAATCGACCGACAGCGTCGCCGGCAGACGGTCGAGCACCTTGCCGGCGACGACCAGCAGGGTCCCGGCCAGCAGCCATGCGCCCGAGCGGGAGCGCCAGCCGCCACGCAGGAGCAGGAAGCGGCCGATGATGAACCCCGCATAGAGCACCAGTCCGATCAGCACGAGCGCGATGGCGCCGCAGATAAGCTTTTCCTCTATCGGTCGCGCGGCATCGCGGTAAAAACTGTTCTTCAGGAAGCTTTCGCCGGTGAAGGCCTTGTGCCAGTCGGCCTCGCGCGCGGCGAACGCGAGGCACAGCAGCGCGAAGGCCCAGGCACGCGGACCGAGCGGGCGGATGCGCACGATCACGATCAGCGCGGTGACGATCCACGCGGGTTCGGACAGCCGCTCGAAAGGTCCTGCCTCCGAAAACACCCAGACAAAGGATTCTTCGCTCAACAACAGCGGGAACAGCGCCAGCAGCGCGGTGAACAACGCAATGGCGACAACGATGCGACGATCAGCGGGAACCATGTTCATTCCTGTTCAAGCACGCGACGATAGACGGTCAGATTGCCGTCCACCATCGCGTCGACCGAAAAGTCGGCCAGTATGCGCGCCCGGCCGGCTGCGCCGAGGCGGTGGCGCAGCGGCGGGTCATCCAGCAGGCGACGCAGTGCGGCGGTGAGTGCCGCCACATCGCCCGGTTCGATCAGCAGGCCACTGACACCGTCGGCTACCGCTTCGGGCAGACCGCCGGCACGGCAGGTCACGATGGGCACCGCGGCGGCCGATGCCTGCAGCAGCGACACACCCAGCCCCTCCATGTCGGCCGGATGGGCGAGTATGTCCAGTCCACCAAGCCAGCGCGGCAGATCGTTGCGGAAGCCGGCGAAGCGGATGACATCGGCCAGTCCGCGCGCCCGCACCTCGGCTTCGAGCGCGTCATGCAGCGGCCCCTGGCCGAAAAACAGCACCCGCACATCCGGGTGGGCCGCGCGCAGCGCATCGGCTGCATCGATCATGTAGCGATGGCCCTTGCGCGGAATCATCTGTGCCACGACGCCGATCACCCGTGCGTCGGGCGGCAGGTCGAATTCGCACCGGAAGGCGGCCGCGTCGACCGGCTCAAGATAAGGCGTGGCATCGACCGCGCTGCGCACGCAGCTGGCCCGGTGAGCCGCCAGCCCTTCCGACAGCAGCACCTGACGGATACCTTCGGAAATCGTGATGACATGGTCGAACAGCCGGTACTTCAGCGCGACCAGCCAGCGCGCTTCCGGGTTGTCCACCCGGCGCGACAGCACGCAGCGCGTGCCGGTCAGCCGCGCTGCGACGCCGCCCCAAAGATCGGCACCGCGCCGGCTGTGCAGATGCACGATGTCGGGGCGCGTCTCGCGGATCAGCGCGGCCAGCCGCAATGCCATGCCGGCGTCGGCATCGCCGCCCATCTTCATTTCGACCACCTGCGCGTGACCGGCGCACGCGGCGGCGATACCCGCGCCGGGCGGGCAGGCGAGCACATTCGTCACGCCGCGCCGCGCCAGCCCCTCGACGATGTAGGCGACCTGGCGGGCGCCACCGTAGTAGTGCTTGCCGGCCTCGACATGCAGCACCTTCATGCGGATCGCACCCGGGCAACGTCTTCCAGCACCCGCTCCGGTGTGATGTCGCGCAGGCAGGTCCAGGCGCCACCGCAGGTCGGATTGCGCCGGCACGGCGAACAGCTCATGCCGAGCCAGATTACGAGGGCATTGGCGCGGCCGGTGTTCGTATACGGGCAGGTGGAACCGAAAATGGCCACGGTCGGCACCGAAAACGCGATGCCCATGTGCGTGAGGCCGGTATCGACGCCGACCAGCAAACCGGCACTGCGCACCAGCGCCGCCGCTTCAGGCAGCTTCGTCCGCCCGACCAGATTGATCAGGCCGGGCGCACCGGCGGCGATGCTGGCCGCCGCGTGCGCATCGGCTGGCCCACCCAGCAGCACCGGCGTGAGCCCGGTCTGCGCCACCAGCTTCGCAGCCAGCGTTTGCCAGGCGTCTTCGAACCAGTGCTTCTGCGGCCGCGTCGTGAAGGCGGCGAACACGGCGTAACGACCCGGCACCAGACCGTATTCGGTCAGCAATGCCTGCGCGCGCGCATCGGCCTCGGGTGCCACATGCAGCGCCGGCATGAAGTCGCCGGTGTCAAGTTCGAGTTGCTGCGCCAGGTGCAGGTATTCGGACGAAATGCGGGCGACGTCGCCGCCGCGCGGCACCACGCGGGTCATCAGCCATTGGCTGCCCTCGCGCGACCCGAGACCGATGCGGGTCGGCGCGCCCGACAGCCAGGCCAGCACGCCGCTCTTGAGCAGCCCCTGCAGGTCGAGCACGGTATCGAAATGATGGCCGCGCAGTTCGGCACGCAGGGCGCGCACGCGGCGCCACAACTCGATGCGCCTGCCGCTGCGCCACAGTTGCACCCACTCCGCCTTCGGCCACAGGATGCGCGCATCGATGGCCGGATCATGGGAGATCAGCGCATCGATGCCGGGTTCCACCAGCCAGGCGATCCAGGCATCCGGGTGGCTGCGCCGCAGAGCGGCGGCCAGTGGCGATGCGAACACCACGTCGCCGATGGCCGAAGTACGCACGATGAGGATGCGTTTCAAGCTTCGGGCTCCCTGATGCCGCACCACAGGGCGGCAAGGAATACGGCATACATCAGGCTGATGTTGGAGCGCATCAGATAGGACTCGAACAGACTGATCGTCATGATGAGTACCGGTGGAGCCGTTCTGATGAACTGCCGGCCGTCCGGCGGGTTGTGACGCAGCAGTGGCAGCAGCAGCAGCACGAGGAGGATCGAACCGCCGAGCACACCGGTCGCCGTCAGCACATACAGGTAGTGGTTATGTGGGTTCCACGCTGTCTTCCACTCCGGGGTATGAAGCGCATTCGTCTTGTCGTACTCCGTCGGATAGTCGCCGAGACCCACGCCAAGAACGGGGTTCTGAAGAAAAATCCGCGTCGCGTTGATGGCGAAGACGATCCGCAACCCGACCGATGAATTCGGGCGATCTTCGTAATGCATGACTTGATCGACCGCGTCGTCGAAACGGCCCTGGAAATAGCTGTTTCCGAAATAGCCCGCAGTCAGCACGCCGCTCACGATGGAGGCGGCAAGCATGGCTGCGACAAGTGGTCGCTTCGCAAAGCGCTGGACGATCAGGAGCGCGACCAGCACGAGGAATCCGACCAGACCCGCACGCCCGCCCGAAAACACGAGGTTGATCGAGGTCGTGGCAAGCAACAGGGCATAGAGCAGGCGCTGGCGCCGCGAGCGTGCTTCAAACAGCAGCCGGTAGCCCGCCAGATAGCCCGCCAACGCAAGCACCGGCGCGTACATGATGCGATCGACGAAGGGCGCAGTGTCGTCCGGATTCTTGTCTACTCGTATTCCTTCCGGCAGTTCAAGCCAGAAATTGATCTGTACCCAGTTGTAATAGGCGAGGACCTGGCATAAGGCGATCGAAATCAGGAAGGCACTGACATAGCGGTCGAAATGCTCTCGCCTTGCCACACTGAAGTACAGGGCGAACAAAAGGAAGAAGTTCTGCCGCGACAACATGCCGCCCCCCCATTCGAGGTCCTCCGACCACAGCAGAGACAATGCGAACACCGCGTAGTAGGCGGCGCAGACCCACACCAGGGGTTCCGCCGCCAGCGCACGCAACTTGGCAGCGTATCGACCTTCCAGCAACCAGAGGATCAGTATCAGCGCGCTGAGCCAGTACGCCGGCGCGACGGTCAGCGGAATTGAGAAGAACACCCCGGCCAGCAGCCATGAGTTGATCACCGGAATGCGATCGCGAAAACCGGTGACGTTCATGCGAAGCGCACTCCGCACTGTTCGAAGGCGTTCCTCATATCCGACCTTTCCTGCTCGCTCTTGAAAAGCACGTCATTCCAGCCAAAGGCAACGACCGGCACGGTCTGCGGATAGATCTGCCGCGCGAACAGCAGTGCGCTGGAACGTACACCCACGACTGCGTCGTAAGGCGTTCGTGCCATATGCACCTCGAGCGCGCAGTCCGGCTCGATGAGCCGGTAGTCCGGGTGGCGCAGTTCGTGTTCCGGATCCTTGGGATGCGCCTTGTAATCGATATCCGTGATGCCCTGACGGTCCAGCCACGAACGAATGGCTGCCGTCATCGCAGGCAGCCGGTCCTTCTGCAGCAATGCGAAGCCGACCAGTGGCTGACCGATGACCAGTGCACGCCGCGACGCCGCCAATGCCGTACCGTCAGCGCCTGCTGGCTCGACCAGCGGCGGCAGCGCCCGGATCTTCTCCGCCGGATACTGGTGCGGCAATCCGCGCACTACATATATGCAGTCGCAGAAGTCGGCATCCGAACCGATGCGATCGCCGGCGAAGCAGGCATAGCGCAATTCCGGCGCGAACAGGCTGCGCAGCAAGCGCAGCCGCTGCATCAGCCGCTTCGCGAGCGACAGCGGGTAACGCCGGATGCTGATCAGGCCGTCGGGCAGGATGCGAGCATGCATTTCGCGTGCACCGGCCCGCCGCGGCAGCGCATGCAGGAAGTAATTGATCGCTTCGGTGTCGAAAACTGCGCTGTGCAGCAGCAAGGTGTCGCATCGCCCGACCAGCCCGGCCACCAGATCGATGTTTGCGCGCAGCCGGCGGTGCCGCCCGAACCAGCCGGGCAAGGGCTCCCAGCGCGGCCAGGGCATGTAGGTGCAGGCATCCCATTCGGACGGATCCACGACTGCCTTCATGCCCGGCTTGTACCAGACCAGCACCTGCTTCGCATCGCGCTCGATGTCGCTGGCAATGCGCCGGGCAGCCAGGTACTGCAGGGGGGATGCGACAAAATAGACGGCAACCGTTCGGTGATCTGACATGCCGGCGTTGGGCGATGTTTCGGGAAGTCGCGATGCTACCTT
The sequence above is a segment of the Methyloversatilis sp. RAC08 genome. Coding sequences within it:
- the murB gene encoding UDP-N-acetylmuramate dehydrogenase; amino-acid sequence: MIQPVQTDADLRHLNTLHLPAHAARLQPVDDASDLPTLTQAARDAGGPVLVLGGGSNIVFGRNVDGTVLHMRTLGIDLLAQSGNDVLVSVAAGENWHDWVARALAHGWHGLENLALIPGTVGAAPVQNIGAYGVELIDRLDHVDAWDMTDRRWLRLSADECRAGYRDSVFKHELAQRAIITRVAFRLTTEARVRCDYADLQRELSSRGVTQVTPQHVFDAVCAVRRAKLPDPAVLGNAGSFFRNPVLPAADAARLLAAHPDAAHYPAAHGAVKVAAAWLIDQCGWKGARRGDAGVHDRQALVLVNHGEASAADLLGLAADIQASVQARFGVTLEPEPLILR
- the trmB gene encoding tRNA (guanine(46)-N(7))-methyltransferase TrmB, which gives rise to MDGSHTAPCIGRSRLPDSVQTGPHDHLAALIARRARGEFRKPVAAYSAAAFAGFTRTCDPARALIVDSGCGVGESTRHLAERFADHFVLGIDQSADRLSRAPALPGNALLLRADMTDIWLLLQRHACRPARQYMLYPNPWPKIGQLARRWPAHPVFPVVLELGGVIECRSNWRIYVEEFALAARLIAGLEAGVEPFTTDAPMTPFERKYLASGHALYRCVLNAGAAS
- a CDS encoding glycosyltransferase, with translation MKVLHVEAGKHYYGGARQVAYIVEGLARRGVTNVLACPPGAGIAAACAGHAQVVEMKMGGDADAGMALRLAALIRETRPDIVHLHSRRGADLWGGVAARLTGTRCVLSRRVDNPEARWLVALKYRLFDHVITISEGIRQVLLSEGLAAHRASCVRSAVDATPYLEPVDAAAFRCEFDLPPDARVIGVVAQMIPRKGHRYMIDAADALRAAHPDVRVLFFGQGPLHDALEAEVRARGLADVIRFAGFRNDLPRWLGGLDILAHPADMEGLGVSLLQASAAAVPIVTCRAGGLPEAVADGVSGLLIEPGDVAALTAALRRLLDDPPLRHRLGAAGRARILADFSVDAMVDGNLTVYRRVLEQE
- a CDS encoding glycosyltransferase family 9 protein encodes the protein MKRILIVRTSAIGDVVFASPLAAALRRSHPDAWIAWLVEPGIDALISHDPAIDARILWPKAEWVQLWRSGRRIELWRRVRALRAELRGHHFDTVLDLQGLLKSGVLAWLSGAPTRIGLGSREGSQWLMTRVVPRGGDVARISSEYLHLAQQLELDTGDFMPALHVAPEADARAQALLTEYGLVPGRYAVFAAFTTRPQKHWFEDAWQTLAAKLVAQTGLTPVLLGGPADAHAAASIAAGAPGLINLVGRTKLPEAAALVRSAGLLVGVDTGLTHMGIAFSVPTVAIFGSTCPYTNTGRANALVIWLGMSCSPCRRNPTCGGAWTCLRDITPERVLEDVARVRSA
- a CDS encoding O-antigen ligase family protein; translation: MNVTGFRDRIPVINSWLLAGVFFSIPLTVAPAYWLSALILILWLLEGRYAAKLRALAAEPLVWVCAAYYAVFALSLLWSEDLEWGGGMLSRQNFFLLFALYFSVARREHFDRYVSAFLISIALCQVLAYYNWVQINFWLELPEGIRVDKNPDDTAPFVDRIMYAPVLALAGYLAGYRLLFEARSRRQRLLYALLLATTSINLVFSGGRAGLVGFLVLVALLIVQRFAKRPLVAAMLAASIVSGVLTAGYFGNSYFQGRFDDAVDQVMHYEDRPNSSVGLRIVFAINATRIFLQNPVLGVGLGDYPTEYDKTNALHTPEWKTAWNPHNHYLYVLTATGVLGGSILLVLLLLPLLRHNPPDGRQFIRTAPPVLIMTISLFESYLMRSNISLMYAVFLAALWCGIREPEA
- a CDS encoding polysialyltransferase family glycosyltransferase; its protein translation is MSDHRTVAVYFVASPLQYLAARRIASDIERDAKQVLVWYKPGMKAVVDPSEWDACTYMPWPRWEPLPGWFGRHRRLRANIDLVAGLVGRCDTLLLHSAVFDTEAINYFLHALPRRAGAREMHARILPDGLISIRRYPLSLAKRLMQRLRLLRSLFAPELRYACFAGDRIGSDADFCDCIYVVRGLPHQYPAEKIRALPPLVEPAGADGTALAASRRALVIGQPLVGFALLQKDRLPAMTAAIRSWLDRQGITDIDYKAHPKDPEHELRHPDYRLIEPDCALEVHMARTPYDAVVGVRSSALLFARQIYPQTVPVVAFGWNDVLFKSEQERSDMRNAFEQCGVRFA